The proteins below are encoded in one region of Candidatus Methylomirabilota bacterium:
- the pilO gene encoding type 4a pilus biogenesis protein PilO, protein MGALDPIVNAPRPQKLIFGAIVLVIVGALGYFFLISGARAERDTLLEENEVRRAEVLKSKEDEANLRPFRALAEALRKRLDTAKERLPSEREIPQVYRQVSDLATQSGLGVSLFQPKAAEDRDVLSEVPIAVTAECTYHQLGAFLERVGKMPRIVSLGDFRVIGIDRPTGTLRAEMTLATYTFRPEGAPPPPAKPGAPAAPPAPPPAPGARPAAAPPG, encoded by the coding sequence GTGGGCGCCCTCGACCCCATCGTCAACGCGCCGCGCCCGCAGAAGCTGATCTTCGGCGCGATAGTGCTTGTCATAGTGGGCGCGCTGGGCTATTTCTTCCTCATCTCAGGAGCCCGTGCGGAGCGCGACACCCTCCTGGAGGAAAACGAGGTCCGCCGCGCCGAGGTGCTCAAGTCGAAGGAGGACGAGGCCAACCTCCGCCCGTTCCGCGCGCTGGCCGAGGCGCTGCGCAAGCGCCTCGATACGGCCAAGGAGCGGCTGCCCTCGGAGCGCGAGATTCCGCAGGTGTACCGCCAGGTGTCGGACCTCGCCACGCAATCGGGGCTCGGCGTCTCGCTCTTCCAGCCGAAGGCGGCCGAGGACAGGGACGTGCTGTCGGAGGTGCCGATCGCGGTCACGGCCGAGTGCACCTATCACCAGCTGGGCGCCTTCCTTGAGCGCGTGGGCAAGATGCCGCGCATCGTGTCGCTGGGCGACTTCCGCGTGATCGGCATCGACCGGCCCACGGGCACGCTCCGGGCTGAGATGACGCTGGCGACGTATACGTTCAGGCCGGAAGGCGCGCCGCCGCCGCCCGCCAAGCCGGGCGCGCCTGCTGCGCCACCTGCTCCGCCCCCAGCTCCGGGTGCACGGCCGGCCGCCGCGCCGCCGGGGTAG